The following is a genomic window from Thaumasiovibrio subtropicus.
TCGAGTCGGTTTGTTAGAGCCAGAAGGGTGGCCGCAAACCGAAATAGGTTGGGGAATCGACCCCGCATATTGGGGCAAAGGTTACGCTTCAGAAGCCGCGAGCGCAGCCATGGCATGGGCGTTCAACGAACTAGGCGTGAAAGCGTTGATTAGTATTATTCATCCTGATAATCATGCATCAAAGCGGCTAGCGGAGCGACTCGGTGAAGTCTTCAGCCATCAGCAAACTGTGTTGGGGACATGCTGTGATATCTACCAAATTGATCGAGAAACCTATCTAAAAACACGTAGTGTCGTGTCGCATTGAGCCGGGATAAAGGATGCGTTTATGTCTCATCCCTATCTATGCGAGACGCGATTAAAGCGGAATACACCGAGCGAGAGCAAAATGAGCGCACAGCCGATCATTTTATTTATTGGCATTGCTTCGTTGTAGGTAGTGACACTGAGCAACACTGTCCAAACGGGTTCTAATATCATGATGATGGCCGCGTTGGTCGGCGCACTGCCTTTTTGCCCTGTTGTTTGCATCACGTAACGTAAACTGGTTGCTAAAATGGTACTCAGTAAGAACCAGCCCCAAATATCCGTCGCGACATCGTCAGGAAAGGTTTCGAAGAGTCCTGAAGCCAGCAGCCCAAAGCATCCCGTGACAAAAAGTTGTAGACAGGTGAGCAGTAAGGTTGGAAGTCGTCGCGCATATTTGCTATTGAGATTAAAGTGAATCGCGAGCATCACCGCAGCGACCAAAAAGCCGATCTGACTTATCGACAGTTGCCAGTCGCCGTCGCCAACAGACAGCAGCGCTAACCCCAATACCGCAATAGGGAGAGCGAACCAAAATATCCTTGGTGGTTGCTGCTGGAAGAGTCCCCACGCAATGAGAGGGACAAACAACATAGAGAGGCTCATAATAAAAGCGCCCTCACCGAGGGTGTCGCTAATCGAGACCGCATAAATCCACGACAGTAATGCAAGCGCTAAGGCGCAACCCACCCCCATCGCTTTCCCAATATCGGGTTTTGTTACCCGCTTAAAATTACCTATACAAAAGGGGAGTAAGCAGGCGGAAGCCAGCACGAAACGCATGCCGATAAAACCAAAGGGAGGTAATCCTTGAATGGTTTGCTTTGAAAATACCCACCCAGCCGCCGCCAACATGGTGGTGAGTATTAAGATGATATCGGCGCGACGTTCAGGAGACATGGTATAGCCCTGTTTAGATTGGGGGTTCATATTAGCAGTTTGCTGAGAACTTTATATACTCAAACCACCTCAAG
Proteins encoded in this region:
- a CDS encoding GNAT family N-acetyltransferase is translated as MQVPVIETERLRLRGWQQSDATSLAALNADADFVRYIGAGKPLSPEESWRVMAMLAGHWVLRGFGLWAVELKANGAFIGRVGLLEPEGWPQTEIGWGIDPAYWGKGYASEAASAAMAWAFNELGVKALISIIHPDNHASKRLAERLGEVFSHQQTVLGTCCDIYQIDRETYLKTRSVVSH
- a CDS encoding DMT family transporter gives rise to the protein MSPERRADIILILTTMLAAAGWVFSKQTIQGLPPFGFIGMRFVLASACLLPFCIGNFKRVTKPDIGKAMGVGCALALALLSWIYAVSISDTLGEGAFIMSLSMLFVPLIAWGLFQQQPPRIFWFALPIAVLGLALLSVGDGDWQLSISQIGFLVAAVMLAIHFNLNSKYARRLPTLLLTCLQLFVTGCFGLLASGLFETFPDDVATDIWGWFLLSTILATSLRYVMQTTGQKGSAPTNAAIIMILEPVWTVLLSVTTYNEAMPINKMIGCALILLSLGVFRFNRVSHR